The Corallococcus soli genome contains a region encoding:
- the dusB gene encoding tRNA dihydrouridine synthase DusB, translating into MPKLGPYTLPNPYILAPMAGVSERPFRVIAFRLGAALCPTELVSAQGLMRQNQRTLKYLRYDAQVEKPYSLQIFGGEPEAMALAAKVGQEAGAQIIDINMGCPVKKVVRNGAGSGLLCDVPRAAAVVRAIRDATGLPVTCKIRSGWDAQTLNYLQVAEALQEAGCAGLAIHPRTRAQGYSGRADWSHIADLKRHFPELPIIGNGDVKTVADAHRMLDSTGCDFVMIGRGALGNPWLFRELTGGPAATPEERCQLVLEHAQAHAEFFGDPVGAVRSFRRHLAWYAHGLKGAAHFRSEVNQLDSPQAVEDSVRRFFAGADTDPTAPLEEPEVDYRAALG; encoded by the coding sequence ATGCCGAAGCTGGGTCCCTACACGCTCCCCAACCCCTACATCCTCGCGCCCATGGCGGGGGTGAGCGAGCGCCCCTTTCGCGTCATCGCCTTCCGGTTGGGCGCCGCCCTGTGCCCCACGGAGCTCGTCAGCGCCCAGGGCCTGATGCGCCAGAACCAGCGCACGCTCAAGTACCTGCGCTACGACGCCCAGGTGGAGAAGCCCTACTCGCTGCAGATTTTTGGCGGCGAACCAGAGGCCATGGCGCTGGCGGCGAAGGTGGGCCAGGAGGCGGGGGCGCAAATCATCGACATCAACATGGGCTGCCCGGTGAAGAAGGTGGTCCGCAACGGCGCCGGCAGCGGCCTGCTGTGCGACGTGCCCCGCGCCGCCGCCGTCGTCCGCGCCATCCGCGACGCCACCGGCCTGCCCGTCACCTGCAAGATCCGCTCGGGCTGGGACGCCCAGACGCTCAACTACCTCCAGGTGGCGGAGGCCCTCCAGGAGGCCGGCTGCGCGGGGCTCGCCATCCACCCGCGCACGCGCGCCCAGGGCTACTCGGGCCGGGCGGACTGGTCCCACATCGCGGACCTGAAGCGCCACTTCCCGGAGCTGCCCATCATCGGCAACGGGGACGTGAAGACGGTGGCGGACGCCCACCGGATGCTGGACTCCACCGGGTGCGACTTCGTGATGATTGGCCGGGGCGCCCTGGGCAACCCGTGGCTCTTCCGCGAGCTGACGGGCGGACCCGCGGCCACGCCGGAGGAGCGCTGCCAGTTGGTGCTGGAGCACGCCCAGGCGCACGCGGAGTTCTTCGGGGACCCCGTGGGCGCGGTGCGCTCCTTCCGCCGGCACCTGGCGTGGTACGCGCACGGCCTGAAGGGCGCGGCCCACTTCCGCTCGGAGGTGAACCAGCTGGACTCGCCCCAGGCGGTGGAGGACAGCGTCCGGCGCTTCTTCGCGGGCGCGGACACGGACCCCACGGCTCCTCTGGAGGAGCCGGAGGTCGACTACCGGGCCGCGCTGGGCTGA
- a CDS encoding DUF1109 domain-containing protein — translation MTPECERVMDHLEGPLPPELASHVAGCEDCRALLGGFQALAPPPAVRAPPALPFNEVKLEETRRRSLTELAAAPRPTPWWRDVLVLLATYLGVGAVGLAVVGRNGLLLNSAPSLEVAGVALLIVTAVGGGAMLGLAPARRSWPLGWVALGAGVVALAQLLGRSGAQVRPLITGALGCMGTEVALSVVPLALALVLLCRSAYQPVRALAAGLSSAGVGLLVLHVHCPDGTADHLMLSHLLPWVALAGVAVFIRSRLPSRTYAP, via the coding sequence ATGACGCCCGAATGCGAACGCGTCATGGACCACCTGGAGGGCCCGCTGCCGCCGGAGCTGGCCTCCCACGTGGCCGGCTGCGAGGACTGCCGCGCGCTGCTGGGCGGCTTCCAGGCCCTGGCGCCGCCCCCGGCCGTGCGGGCGCCCCCGGCCCTCCCCTTCAATGAAGTGAAGCTGGAGGAGACGCGGCGCAGGTCGCTGACGGAGCTGGCCGCGGCGCCCCGGCCCACGCCGTGGTGGAGGGACGTGCTGGTGCTGCTGGCCACCTACCTGGGCGTGGGCGCGGTGGGCCTCGCCGTGGTGGGCCGGAACGGGCTGCTGCTCAACTCCGCCCCTTCCCTTGAGGTCGCGGGCGTGGCGTTGCTCATCGTCACGGCCGTCGGCGGCGGGGCGATGCTGGGGCTCGCGCCCGCCCGACGGAGCTGGCCCCTGGGCTGGGTGGCGCTGGGGGCGGGCGTGGTGGCGCTGGCGCAGCTGCTGGGGCGCTCCGGCGCCCAGGTGCGGCCCCTCATCACCGGGGCCCTGGGGTGCATGGGCACGGAGGTGGCGCTGTCGGTGGTGCCGCTCGCGCTGGCGCTGGTGCTCCTGTGCCGCTCCGCCTACCAGCCCGTGCGGGCGCTGGCGGCGGGGCTGTCCTCGGCGGGCGTGGGCCTGCTGGTGCTGCATGTGCACTGCCCCGACGGCACCGCGGACCACCTGATGCTGAGCCACCTGCTGCCGTGGGTGGCCCTGGCGGGCGTGGCGGTGTTCATCCGCTCGCGCCTGCCGTCCCGCACCTACGCGCCCTGA
- a CDS encoding peroxiredoxin: MLKQGDVAPEFTVKDHTGKAHSLSDYRGKNVVLWFYPKADTPGCTAEGCSFRDHKAQYEQKGTVILGISFDTPEENQAFAKKFDFNFPLLCDVDRKVGLAYGAADDASAANARRVGVVIGPDGRVKEWHAKVDARAFPQEALSRLQ; this comes from the coding sequence ATGCTCAAGCAGGGAGACGTGGCGCCGGAGTTCACCGTGAAGGACCACACGGGCAAGGCGCACAGCCTGTCGGACTACCGGGGCAAGAACGTGGTGCTCTGGTTCTACCCGAAGGCGGACACGCCGGGCTGCACCGCCGAGGGCTGCTCCTTCCGCGACCACAAGGCCCAGTACGAGCAGAAGGGCACGGTCATCCTGGGCATCAGCTTCGACACGCCGGAGGAGAACCAGGCCTTCGCGAAGAAGTTCGACTTCAACTTCCCCCTGCTGTGCGACGTGGACCGCAAGGTGGGGCTGGCCTACGGGGCCGCGGATGACGCCTCCGCCGCGAACGCGCGCCGGGTGGGCGTCGTCATTGGCCCGGACGGCAGGGTGAAGGAGTGGCACGCGAAGGTGGACGCGCGCGCCTTCCCGCAGGAAGCGCTGTCGCGGCTCCAGTAG
- a CDS encoding glycoside hydrolase family 1 protein — MRTAPLTFPASFTFGVATSAYQVEGGIENDWSDWERRGKLKEPHVRCGRAVDHWHRYEEDYALAKAVGATAFRLSLEWARIEPERGRFDGQALEGYRERLLRLGAHGLRPVVTLHHFTHPTWFHAATPWHLPESLEAFRQYVRRCAPLLEGLDALVISFNEPMVLLLGGYLQGLMPPGITDGAKTMAALGNLVRAHAIAREELGQRLGRVELGISQNMLSFAPDRWWHPLDRSLVRLAAPAYNHAFHEALSTGHLRVFMPGVASTDVRIPEARDSVEFVGVNYYTRAHLRFMPRPPFMDFKYRDPQQRGLTDIGWEQRPEGFGQLLQEVKRYGKPVWVTENGIDDRQGTVRPEYIHAHLKQVLEARATGVDVQGYLYWSLLDNFEWLEGWGPRFGLYHVDFDTLERRPTPACDYFRAVATGRVLVPPSGASGSGASSSGDAQPSAAR; from the coding sequence ATGCGAACCGCCCCGCTGACCTTCCCCGCGTCCTTCACCTTCGGCGTCGCCACGTCCGCGTACCAGGTGGAGGGCGGCATCGAGAACGACTGGTCCGACTGGGAGCGGCGGGGAAAGTTGAAGGAGCCCCACGTCCGCTGCGGGCGCGCGGTGGACCACTGGCACCGCTACGAGGAGGACTACGCCCTGGCGAAGGCGGTGGGGGCCACCGCGTTCCGCCTGTCGCTGGAGTGGGCGCGCATCGAGCCCGAGCGCGGCCGGTTCGACGGACAGGCGCTGGAGGGATACCGCGAGCGGCTCCTGCGCCTGGGCGCGCACGGCCTGCGGCCGGTGGTGACGCTGCATCACTTCACCCACCCCACGTGGTTCCACGCGGCCACGCCCTGGCACCTCCCGGAGAGCCTGGAGGCCTTCCGCCAGTACGTGCGCCGCTGCGCGCCCTTGTTGGAGGGGCTGGACGCGCTCGTCATCTCCTTCAACGAACCGATGGTGCTTTTGTTGGGCGGCTACCTCCAGGGCCTGATGCCGCCGGGCATCACGGATGGGGCGAAGACGATGGCGGCGCTCGGGAACCTGGTGCGCGCGCACGCCATCGCGCGCGAGGAGCTGGGTCAGCGCCTGGGCCGGGTGGAGCTGGGCATCTCCCAGAACATGCTGTCGTTCGCGCCGGACCGCTGGTGGCATCCGCTGGACCGCTCGCTGGTGAGGCTGGCGGCCCCGGCCTACAACCACGCCTTCCACGAGGCGCTGTCCACCGGCCACCTGCGCGTCTTCATGCCGGGCGTGGCCTCCACGGACGTGCGCATCCCGGAGGCGCGCGACTCGGTGGAGTTCGTGGGGGTCAACTACTACACGCGCGCGCACCTGCGCTTCATGCCGCGCCCGCCCTTCATGGACTTCAAGTACCGGGACCCCCAGCAGCGCGGGCTCACCGACATCGGCTGGGAGCAGCGCCCGGAGGGCTTCGGCCAGCTGCTCCAGGAGGTGAAGCGCTACGGCAAGCCGGTGTGGGTGACGGAGAACGGCATCGACGACCGTCAGGGGACGGTCCGGCCGGAATACATCCACGCGCACCTCAAGCAGGTGCTGGAGGCGCGCGCGACGGGCGTGGACGTCCAGGGCTACCTCTATTGGAGCCTGCTGGACAACTTCGAGTGGCTGGAGGGCTGGGGCCCGCGCTTCGGCCTGTACCACGTCGACTTCGACACGCTGGAGCGCCGCCCCACCCCGGCCTGCGACTACTTCCGCGCCGTGGCCACCGGCCGCGTGCTGGTGCCGCCGTCCGGGGCTTCAGGCTCCGGGGCTTCAAGCTCTGGCGACGCTCAGCCCAGCGCGGCCCGGTAG
- a CDS encoding RNA polymerase sigma factor — protein MPATPEGAGDSDEVLMERFCQGDAPAFDGLFQRYARPIQGYLARLTGSPSAAEDLAQLTFLSLVRARGRYQPGARVRPWLYAIATNAARDHARRHRRPEDLTPEGELPLTAVADTPEPRDAGLERTVHRALEQLPEGQRLPILMHRFEGMGFAEIAEVLGLTESAVKVRAHRGYARLRELLAPLHQETAE, from the coding sequence ATGCCGGCAACGCCAGAGGGCGCCGGGGACTCGGATGAGGTGTTGATGGAGCGGTTCTGCCAGGGGGATGCGCCCGCGTTCGACGGGCTCTTCCAGCGCTACGCGCGCCCCATCCAGGGCTACCTGGCGCGCCTGACGGGCAGCCCCAGCGCCGCGGAGGACCTGGCCCAGCTCACGTTCCTGTCCCTGGTGCGTGCCCGTGGGCGCTACCAGCCGGGGGCACGCGTGCGGCCGTGGCTGTACGCCATCGCCACCAACGCCGCGCGGGACCATGCGCGCCGCCACCGCCGGCCGGAGGACCTGACGCCGGAGGGGGAATTGCCCCTCACCGCCGTGGCGGACACCCCGGAGCCCCGCGACGCGGGCCTGGAGCGCACCGTGCACCGCGCCCTGGAGCAGCTTCCGGAGGGCCAGCGGCTGCCCATCCTCATGCACCGCTTCGAAGGCATGGGCTTCGCGGAGATCGCCGAGGTCCTGGGCCTCACCGAGAGCGCGGTGAAGGTCCGCGCCCACCGGGGCTATGCGCGGCTGCGCGAGCTGCTGGCCCCCCTTCATCAGGAGACGGCGGAATGA
- a CDS encoding site-2 protease family protein: MFRFRLGSVPVHVHMSHLLFSAVLAYQSLPVPGRGSSAGWLGDRLSDPGAPGYGGAVAAYILSWMFIVFVSVLIHELGHAVAFRYFGYQPSVDLVFMGGVTRPNTDTPLPWHKDVVSSFAGPLAGLTLGVLCWVVLLQIRGRWEMADFFLSNFFFANMVWAVLNLLPVPPLDGGHISTALATRMFGRRGFIVSHVLALGLCVGLVLLSIKAGALFMGVLFAMFGFQAFRVLADVMRARSEDKEAEGPKALGLREAQQALREDRLDDAWRLGQQLLEGEGLSASLTSRTHYLLGWVALKQGQGRPALDHFSQVQGQPVEMHAVAAAFSLVGDDARAVGYWKQAWGESQDRTVMHEYAGALIRLGQVQEALRLPGVDPAAAFRCAERALFIRGAYSEAAAVGEAALNHAKDPGIAYDAACAFARAGNGTDAVRLLQRAQALGFQDADYAASDEDLVTLHGQPAFEAWLSQLRPSAAT; this comes from the coding sequence ATGTTCCGTTTCAGGCTCGGGAGCGTCCCCGTCCACGTCCACATGAGTCACCTGCTGTTCTCCGCGGTGCTCGCCTACCAGTCCCTGCCAGTGCCGGGCAGGGGTTCGAGTGCCGGGTGGCTGGGGGACCGGCTGTCCGACCCCGGCGCACCGGGCTACGGCGGCGCGGTGGCCGCCTACATCCTGTCGTGGATGTTCATCGTCTTCGTGTCCGTGCTCATCCATGAGCTGGGGCACGCGGTGGCCTTCCGCTACTTCGGCTACCAGCCGAGCGTGGACTTGGTCTTCATGGGCGGCGTCACCCGGCCCAACACGGACACGCCCCTGCCCTGGCACAAGGACGTGGTGAGCAGCTTCGCGGGCCCGCTGGCGGGGCTCACGCTGGGCGTCCTGTGCTGGGTGGTGCTGCTCCAGATTCGGGGCCGCTGGGAGATGGCGGACTTCTTCCTGAGCAACTTCTTCTTCGCGAACATGGTGTGGGCGGTGCTGAACCTGCTGCCCGTGCCCCCGCTGGATGGCGGCCACATCAGCACGGCGCTCGCCACGCGGATGTTCGGCCGCAGGGGCTTCATCGTGTCCCACGTCCTGGCCCTGGGCCTGTGCGTGGGCCTGGTGCTGCTCAGCATCAAGGCCGGGGCCCTGTTCATGGGCGTCCTCTTCGCCATGTTCGGCTTCCAGGCGTTCCGCGTGCTGGCGGACGTGATGCGCGCCCGCAGCGAGGACAAGGAGGCCGAAGGCCCGAAGGCCCTGGGGCTGCGCGAGGCCCAGCAGGCCCTGCGCGAGGACCGGCTGGACGACGCGTGGCGGCTGGGCCAGCAGCTGCTGGAGGGCGAGGGCCTGTCCGCAAGCCTCACCAGCCGGACGCACTACCTGCTGGGCTGGGTGGCGCTGAAGCAGGGCCAGGGCCGGCCCGCGCTGGACCACTTCTCCCAGGTGCAGGGCCAGCCGGTGGAGATGCACGCGGTGGCGGCGGCCTTCTCGCTGGTGGGCGACGACGCCCGGGCGGTGGGCTACTGGAAGCAGGCGTGGGGCGAGTCGCAGGACCGCACCGTGATGCACGAGTACGCGGGCGCGCTCATCCGCCTGGGTCAGGTGCAGGAGGCGCTGCGGCTGCCCGGCGTGGACCCGGCGGCCGCGTTCCGGTGCGCGGAGCGGGCGCTCTTCATCCGGGGCGCCTATTCGGAGGCCGCGGCGGTGGGCGAGGCCGCGCTGAACCACGCGAAGGACCCGGGCATCGCCTACGACGCGGCGTGCGCCTTCGCCCGCGCGGGCAATGGGACGGACGCGGTGCGCCTGCTCCAGCGCGCGCAGGCCCTGGGCTTCCAGGACGCGGACTACGCCGCGTCCGACGAGGACCTGGTGACCCTGCACGGCCAGCCCGCCTTTGAGGCCTGGCTGTCCCAGTTGCGGCCGTCCGCCGCGACCTGA
- a CDS encoding chloride channel protein, giving the protein MNNSDEPPPASPQRGPALVAWAKQGLSRLIYFLLGASNRIRLPTPSVLPIAGAVVGLYSGLAAGIFSNLIGVMSGITFSAAELAATLKPQRLRTLMESLSSARWHLEYALVGVPLALGALLLARVIEPGGPRDEVKRRLRLLALLTLGGLSLYYPLVGLAAINAVFGHAHNLPAALPHLPWWLVLLAPTLGGLAVGRLLRDRPETHGHGLPEVVRAVKSGANVVPADRGLLKLIASAITIGSGGSAGREGPIVYGGAAFASSVGRVLGFSRRELSILLACGAGAGISASFNAPIAGAVFAMEIILREFELRVFSPIILASVAGTLVSRGVLDEAPMLNRVNYELVSGAEVFAYAALGIACGLLAFAFVKMLHGVEHFFQGGGGGKLSPWLGRRPLPVRAALGGLVTGVLVFLSPTVWGSGHDYINLAAAGQLPFLFLVTACVLKLVATSITIGSGGSGGTFFPAALIGAMAGGAFGTLVHYVFPLATGPSGAYAIVGMGGAVAALTRGPLTGMMMLYELSGSHDIILPLMVTCTIASALCHYLIERTSTKVVSDEDLLTGTQVRALMTQVPAVPAGTPLRELTDQLLTSEAGTLPVLDALGNLYGTVQVEQLREVWRDESMYPLLVASDLARKLPALAPDTDLAHALQTMDQEDVDALPVAPVLGLAPCGLLTRAAVRRFLFAQHAREHASGNAPVSTSEATH; this is encoded by the coding sequence ATGAACAACAGTGACGAACCTCCGCCTGCTTCACCGCAGCGCGGCCCCGCGCTGGTGGCGTGGGCGAAGCAGGGCCTCTCCCGCCTCATCTACTTCCTGCTGGGTGCGTCCAACCGCATCCGCCTGCCGACGCCGTCGGTGCTGCCCATCGCGGGCGCGGTGGTGGGGCTGTACAGCGGCCTGGCCGCGGGCATCTTCTCCAACCTCATTGGCGTGATGAGCGGCATCACGTTCAGCGCCGCGGAGCTGGCGGCGACGCTGAAGCCGCAGCGCCTGCGCACGCTGATGGAGTCGCTGTCCTCCGCGCGCTGGCACCTGGAGTACGCGCTGGTGGGCGTGCCGCTGGCGCTGGGCGCGCTGCTGCTCGCGCGCGTCATCGAACCGGGGGGGCCGCGCGACGAGGTGAAGCGGCGCCTGCGGCTGCTGGCGCTGCTGACGCTGGGCGGCCTGTCGCTGTACTACCCGCTGGTGGGGCTGGCGGCCATCAACGCGGTGTTCGGCCACGCGCACAACCTGCCCGCGGCGCTGCCGCACCTGCCCTGGTGGCTGGTGCTGCTGGCGCCCACGCTGGGCGGGCTCGCGGTGGGCCGGCTGCTGCGCGACCGGCCGGAGACGCACGGCCACGGCCTGCCGGAGGTGGTGCGCGCGGTGAAGAGCGGCGCCAACGTGGTGCCGGCGGACCGGGGGCTGCTCAAGCTCATCGCGTCGGCCATCACCATCGGGAGCGGCGGCTCCGCGGGCCGCGAGGGCCCCATCGTCTATGGCGGCGCGGCGTTCGCCTCCAGCGTGGGGCGCGTGCTGGGCTTCAGCCGCCGGGAGCTGTCCATCCTGCTGGCATGCGGCGCGGGGGCGGGCATCTCCGCGTCCTTCAACGCGCCCATCGCGGGCGCGGTGTTCGCGATGGAGATCATCCTGCGCGAGTTCGAGCTGCGCGTCTTCTCCCCCATCATCCTGGCGAGCGTGGCGGGCACGCTGGTGAGCCGGGGCGTGCTGGATGAAGCGCCCATGCTCAACCGGGTCAACTACGAGCTGGTCAGCGGCGCGGAGGTGTTCGCCTACGCGGCGCTGGGCATCGCGTGCGGGCTGTTGGCGTTCGCGTTCGTGAAGATGCTGCACGGCGTGGAGCACTTCTTCCAGGGCGGCGGGGGCGGGAAGCTGTCCCCGTGGCTGGGCCGCAGGCCCCTGCCGGTGCGCGCGGCGCTGGGCGGCCTGGTGACGGGCGTGCTCGTGTTCCTGAGCCCCACGGTGTGGGGCAGCGGGCACGACTACATCAACCTGGCGGCGGCCGGCCAGCTGCCCTTCCTCTTCCTGGTGACGGCGTGCGTGCTGAAGCTCGTCGCCACGTCCATCACCATCGGTTCGGGCGGGTCCGGCGGCACGTTCTTCCCGGCCGCGCTCATTGGCGCCATGGCGGGCGGCGCGTTCGGCACGCTGGTGCACTACGTCTTCCCGCTGGCCACCGGGCCCAGCGGCGCGTACGCCATCGTGGGCATGGGCGGCGCGGTGGCGGCGCTCACGCGCGGCCCGCTCACCGGCATGATGATGCTGTACGAGCTGAGCGGCAGCCACGACATCATCCTGCCGCTGATGGTGACGTGCACCATCGCGTCCGCGCTGTGCCACTACCTCATCGAGCGCACCTCCACCAAGGTGGTGAGCGACGAGGACCTGCTCACGGGCACCCAGGTGCGCGCCCTGATGACGCAGGTGCCGGCGGTGCCCGCGGGCACGCCGCTGCGCGAGCTGACGGACCAGCTGCTCACGTCCGAGGCGGGCACGCTGCCGGTGCTGGACGCCCTGGGCAACCTCTACGGCACCGTGCAGGTGGAGCAGCTGCGCGAGGTGTGGCGGGACGAATCCATGTACCCGCTGCTCGTGGCCAGCGACCTGGCGCGCAAGCTGCCCGCGCTGGCGCCGGACACGGACCTGGCGCACGCCCTCCAGACGATGGACCAGGAGGACGTGGACGCGCTGCCGGTGGCGCCCGTGCTGGGGCTGGCCCCGTGCGGGCTGCTCACGCGGGCCGCGGTGCGCCGCTTCCTCTTCGCGCAGCACGCCCGTGAGCACGCCAGCGGCAACGCCCCCGTCAGCACCTCCGAAGCGACGCACTGA